The DNA segment TCAGCGCCTTGTAGACCGTTGTCTGACCGTAGCCCGCCTTCTCTCCAAGGGTCTTGTAAGAGCATGTCAGTTCGCCGGTCTCCCAATTGATCATCTCGACAAAAGCCCGATAGACAGCGAGCACCGAGCGGCCTCGTCCTTCATAACGCTGCACCTCTGGGCTTGCTGCGAGTTGCTCCTTCCAGCGCAAAACCGTCTTTCTCGGCGGCGGCTTGCCGAACTTGACAAGATGCTTCTCGAACGCGCCGCGACGGCACTGCCACTTCGGACCGTCCGGCAAGCCGAACGGGGGCGTGAGCCGGAAGCCCGGTGAAACTGTGTCTGGAGGGGAACCTGAAAGAAACAAAGACCGCGCCCTACCTTGGGGCCGGGAGAGCTTTTTTTGCTGGAGTCTCGAGAGTGATTGACTTGGCTGAAGCCGCGCCCTATCTTGGGCTTTGCGGTAACGCCTGCATTCACTGCCTAAGACCAGCGTAAGTCTTCCGGCTATGATTACTACACACAGTGGATGTGCCGCAAACCGTTCGTCGCGGTAGGCAACACAGCCCGGGGTTCTCCCCGGGCTTTCTCTTTGTCGTTTATTTTGGGCGCGGTGTAAAGCCTTGCGTGTAAAACGGGCCTAGCCGTGCGCTGTGACCGCGCAGCGTCCAAACATTCACGTCTAAAAAGAAAGCCCATCATTCCGCCTCTACAATCTTGTTGTTTTCATCGAGCGTGTACCAAGTGTCGGGTTTGATGCCATTCTCACCGACAACCCCGACGACAACGCGCCCATGATCTGAACCGCGCGCCAAAACCCGAAACGCGATTACGCCGCCATCACTTGCCCTGGCCTTTCCGCCGCCAAGCGCATCATCGACGAACACCAGAGCCAAGCCCGCGTGCGCTGCCTCTGCCCAACCGCTTTCACCTGCGATCGCAACATCCCAACCAATCGAATGGCCATCACAACCAGCAATCGCTATGTGATGTGAGTCAGCACATCCGCCCTCGCCAACGATCGCAACGTCCGACCACAAAGCGAGTCCACCGACCGGTGCAAAACACACAGGTCCGTAGGAAGACAATACGGAGAGCCGGTAATCAAAGCCGCGATTGAAAGCGATCGTGCCACCATAACTCTCAACTTCCATGCAGAGGTCCGAATCATCAGCCGCAGCACCCCAAACACGCTTGCCTCTGCGGAATCGGTCACGCCAGCCCATTACCACCCTCCTTCATCGGATTGCTTTGAACCTCTGGCCTTGACCCCATAACGGGCATACAGGCAGTCGGCAGCCTGCTGTGGTGTCAGGTAGTTTTTCCGTCGACTCGCGCGGTATTCGTTGCATCGCCTTAGAAAGAAGATCGCGACCAGAATCGCCAAGCCGCACCACTGCATGGCCTGGCTTCCCAAAAGCCAGCCGGCACCAATCACTGCAAAAATCAGCATGAAGGTGACGGCATCGCGCCGCCACGACTGCTGCACCGTGGTTTGCAGGATGATTATTTTAACCTTGTCGCGCCAACCAAGGCTTATGCTCTCGGTCGCGTGAACACCTTCTACACCGTGAGTCGTCTTCATGGCGCGCACCTCGTCACAGGAATGGAAACTGCATTTGATTCGGCGAAACACCGACAGCGAACGGAACGCCGACCCGCCGCCGACCCGGCAACGAACTTTCGTTGAGAGAGCGAACCGGCGTCAGCGCGGCCACAAACATTGCGGCGCAATCCTCGCTGGTGCACAGATACGTAATCTCGCGGTACACGTCGGTAACCTGTCGGGTCTTGACCGTCCGACACCGGACGCCGCAATACGGACACTGCGTCGAATTGCTCGGACCTGCGCTCATAGCTTCACCAAGAATTGTGATATTGCCACAACCGCTTTAGTCAGTTCCGTGCGGCACACGGCACGCTCCTGATGGTCGATGTGACCGTCGGCCAGCGCCTCGGCCAGAACCGCAGCACCCTGTGTAATGTCGCGCATCAGTGAAAGGCCCGTGATTGTCTCGTCCCCGGTTCGCCTCACACCGGACAGCCCTGCCGGGCGCAGAACGGTTTCGGCAAATTCAACGGGCAAGACCCGGATCAGGGTCATTGCGTTGTGCCACTCCGGGCAGCTTTCGTTGCGAAGATAGCGACGGATCGCATCCTGCCCCACACCTGTGGCCGCCGCGACGTCGCCGACAGAAAACCGCCGTCCCGCTCCAACATAGAGTGACAGTGCGTCA comes from the Haematospirillum jordaniae genome and includes:
- a CDS encoding ogr/Delta-like zinc finger family protein produces the protein MSAGPSNSTQCPYCGVRCRTVKTRQVTDVYREITYLCTSEDCAAMFVAALTPVRSLNESSLPGRRRVGVPFAVGVSPNQMQFPFL